Genomic window (Temnothorax longispinosus isolate EJ_2023e chromosome 3, Tlon_JGU_v1, whole genome shotgun sequence):
ACCTTGCCTTGAAGAGGCTGTAACGCGCATGTAATTACGTTCGTTCGTTCGAATTTTGTTACGCAAAACGTAGAAAATCGTTCAACAaaggatataaataaaagaaagcgCACATGCAAAGTAAAAGGAGAATCAAAGGTGTATTGTTGGTGGACTGTTGTGTGCGCATAGCGAGACGTTGTGGACTGGCAAGGATTGTTCACTATTCTATGTTGCCCAGGTGCGAGATTGCTTTGTTCTGTCTtttagttgttttttttttttacaacaattttacgaaaaaatgaTCTAACATGAGCGTGTGCTGTTGCAAAATGAGTtaattcccttttttttttattcatgtaaAGTAAATACTTTAATTTGGATCACCTGGTATTAGAGTGTAGCGCAACAGGTCGGTCTCTGTTAATATCGCAAACAGATAGTACCTTGTTATCGATTACAGAGAAACTATATGAAACAGAAGAACTCAATCGGTAAGACCAATTTGTCACAAATTACTTCACTGGGCACCAATAATATTCGCTGTGCATCTGTTCGTCTGAAGTTCTTTAGTCGCACTTTCGTCATAAACTTTATGAATATTCGTGAAacaaaataagtatagaaAGAAAGTTAAAGAAACCTACAAATAAGTGtaggaataaaataatgtccACACTGATGTATACGAAAAAGTTTGATACAAGGCGAGTTAGTTAGAGACTTTCATCATTCTCGTCATCACCAGCGTAGACAAGACCAATGCGGTATTAGACGAATTGTTAGGGGGCGAttagttaaaattaatctttttcgaaaatcttCGGGGTCCAGGGTCGCCCAGGACATGTAATTTTCTGTTAGTACCTTTCATACCTTccgaaaaaaagtttgaattcCGACTTACTTAACATATAGACGTGGCCTAATTGACCAACTGCGCGCTCGACTCTCCTTGCGGCCTTCAATTCCTAATTACAATTACCTTCGGGTGTTGTCGGCTTCACGGGCTTCCGCGGGGATCTCACCActaaaacgtataaaaaacGAATATTCCTTAAAAGTCATGAACAAAATATTGCTATATGGCGCACTGAGTTCGCAACTGCTATCTTTGAAGCGTTTCTCGTGCGGAACATTGATAGGccaattgtttttaataattacgagTGAAATATAGCAAATTAATAGTGCAACAATTGATTATTTGCTTAAAGTATCGCTGCAGTACTGCGTTTATTacaatatgcaaatattaatttaaattgtccATTGCCTTCTGACTCAGGTTCATATATCGATACCGATACTTTCTTTGTGCAATCAATTCGTAAGCATCCaggaatttaaataattttaactttaatctccTGAATTATTTCTAATCACGGCACgactttaaagtaaaaataactgTCAAGCCTGAATTTAAATCTGAGTCGTTTCTAGACAACAGACAAATGGAATGCTCagttttatttctgtaatgctatattttattttacaagcaTGTCGTCTTCAACGCAGATCGTAGCATTCGGAATTAtccaaaaaaaaaggaaacagcAAATAAGCCAGTAACTAATTACGCTACTGTTCAGctgaaattgtaatatatacgtACCACTCGATCGATCCGAGACGCGTGGGAAATAAAGGCGCAAGTCGATGAACatgtataatacttttttcttattttgtctcatttttcttttttttttctaatatagcTCGAAACATTAGTATGTGTTATTGGCAAAATTCACAGACGAATTCAATGCAACCTTGTTTTTAagtcactttttatttatcagtcGAGCCAGTGgctttttaacgaatagagGTACATGTTCGGACACGTATTTGAACCTCGGTGTAATCAGGCTGTAGCTTTCACTATTAATTAACACAGAGATAAAGCGGTTTATTTGTCAAGTTTATCGTAGTACATTTAATTAGCATTGTCATGATATAATTGAAGACACACAGTATTAACCCTGTTACACCCGAATTCAATTACGTCTAATTTTAAGTATTTGGCGCCACTTGTACAAcatggaaatatttatataatagcgATAATTGCAACAACAATTAACGACGATGGAGATGAATAGTAACAGATGAAATAACAGATTACTCAGCGCGACAATTTGAATGTCACTCGCAGTTATTcgctatataaattattaaattttatattaattagagaaTGAGAAAGGATCAAACTGAAGAACAAAAGACATGATACGGAactaaatgcaaaattatataatcaggTTTTAAAATACCTATTTGTATCGGTTTGTGAGAAAGCATAGTGTTTTGTGATTCAGTTTTTGTGATTAAGAAGCTAAATGAaacaataaatcatatttaattaaaaggagcattatttaatcattaaattatGTGTAAATGTAACGTTTCTATTGTTTTCGTAAAGATATAAGCACAATAGCTTTTTTAGTAGAAAGATATGCTCCATAACAAAAAGTATGTGtgcaatattgtaaaaaaaaagaaaacttgatatcttaaaattttaaaacgttaaCTTATAACAACAACTATTTTACACAGTCtcgatttaatatatatttacttagaGAAAACATGCACTTAGATATTTCACgggaattaatttctttcctaatattttcaaagatcAAACGATTCGATTGCTTCGTAACATTTTATCGTTTAAattcgataataaaataaaaagtcgtATATAATAAGCAATCAATATCTAATGTCTACTCATATCATATCtatcattaaaagaaatatagtcGGCTAAAGACACACATTTATTCGAAGTATATTTAAGTATGTAAAGTATTTGCAATAGgccaaaattttaattaatagtaataggATATAGCAGTCGATAAAGTAAACttaatactataaataatCGCAAAGTTTCTCGCTTTTCCATTTCGACACCTAGCCGTGAGAAAAATTATGATGTGATCACTTGCAAAGCTTTGGaagtttgttcttttttttcgcgcataattatttacaatcacCTGTGACGAACAGATTGGCTGCagtatgtctttttttctgcTCCTCATTACATTTACGCGTCattaattacgaaaaaatatattttctatgttTATTTCTACCGAAACATCTCTTGCGTCATTctgacataattattttagatgaTTGGCAGTAATTACTGACATTTTACACTTCCGCTTGCAAGCGATCACgagatattttcttataaaactCGACGACGCGTACGCGAATTGCTTATTACCAATaaagattaatgaaaattgttGATTGCGTAATATGATgattaatttctgaaatgtgGTTCACGAAACGCTCACTTACCATATCCTTCGCCCTGAAGAAACAGTCGGAATGCCTCGCTTACTTTACCCGGTTGTTCTTCCAATACCATACCGCAATCCGATATCTAGAAGGTACAATTGATCACTGTttgaaatacaattaaaaataaagtataatctGATTTATGAAAGtttcgtttattattaaattttgtgatTTATGCTAATAATTCCATAATATATTAGCTTccgaatttaataaagaatatatatctatgttgCTCGACAGTAAATAGAATTGTAGCATTTTATCATATGCGTCTGTTAAGCGCTGACCACATATGTGCAAAAagaatctaattaaaattttaatttttttaaatatatgtttaaaacatgTGTTTCGAatgttgttatttatttttcaggaaaaataatttacctatttacatttttattcaatttctttttcctttctaagttataatatatacttataatattaatatattttattgtgtgcttttcataaaattataatcaaaaacTTACTTTCATCCAGGAGCTGTTTGTCGGATCCAAACGTCCATTTAACGTAACGGTATCGTCAACATGAGGGCTTAAAGCACCCGTGATGTTCATCACCGGCACACTAAGCGTTAATCCTTCCTTCTTGCGCGTTGGGTCCAATTCTCTTGTTATGTTCAAATCCGTGCGACGAACATAACTGTCGATAAATAATGCGAGATTCGTTGGGTTTACGCGACGCTCAAAATAGTTCTTGTACACTTGAACCAGATCGTGATTCCGTTCTTCGGTCCCCTgcataaaattacatcaattttaatacatgTTACGTGTTACAgcttaatttcaaaattattcaatgTCTTTGAATTTATCTTGTTACTCATAAAACTTAAAACATATACTAAGACTCATACTATAATCAGTAAacatttattagaatattcttcaaaattttagtgtatagttttttaattttaatgtttttttaaagcagtAGACAAGTTATTACAAATAACTATTCTATAGCTCTCATAAAAAGATTGGTTTGTTAATAAGAAAAACGCTTGCGAGAGTTGCACGCGACTTTGTCGTGAAAATAACCCATGTTTCTATCTCGGCCTATTATATCTGCCAATTGAACAGTTTCGAAGCCTGTTTCGGTAAACTATCGTGCGCTCACGATATGGTTTCTTTACGTCGTGATGACAGTAAAAACATCCGGCAAGTCCCATCATTAGTGTCaaatgaaagaaaagacaacgaagctaacaataagaataaaGCTAGGAAATAATGGATAATGTCagctttatttgaaaattatgtttCTCCGTTTTTCTGAATAACATTGGAAATTTGATAACGACCTAAATACCATCAGCACaatgtatacgtgtgtgtgagtgtgtatGTTTTCTCATTAATCTTCAATCAGCTTTTAATCTCATGCATCACGTTACAcgtcattttaaaaaatttttttataacaacgtACGTTGAAGACGACatgcatattataaaataattagctCGTGTGACATtacatgtttaatataataaagcacgttttatttttgcggactgatatcaataatattagcaattttacaattaacttaattattatctttcttatttaaaattatcgaaaaattcaAGCATGGATGATTTTTTTACTACGTAAATTATGAACATTATCTTATCAAAAGATCGATATTTGCTGTTACTTTTATACTACTTTCTCCAAAGGTTAGAGTTCGCCTTTGAACGCAGTAATCTTTACGTTGTATAACAAAGCAAACTGTCAGTGTAATCCCCAGTTTCCATGGAGATGTTCTAACGAACCTTTGAAAGCTTAAGCTCTGTCGTCGATAATTCATCTTGCGTTCGCGCCTGAGCGCTAACTCGGTTGACATTATTTTGCGCCTCATAAAAGCCCGGTAGTTTATTAGCTTCATAGAGTATACCTAGTGAGATAATCTAGCTCGGAATATGATTACCTTCCATAAGAGACATTAGACGAGAGACGGGAGATGTTTacattatcaaataatttaattactcaaTATTCtggatataataaaagaatatatttaacataattttatagattatagtttactttataacttaatctattacattttatcatatacATTTCTGCAAAGGATATTAATTATCCGGATAATAAAGTCATTTTATTATCcgtatttttaatgtaatgaaaaaattttcatatcaGTAGATtgagttataatatataaacttcaatatatattcttcaatattaacttcatatgtatatatatatttatataatttcgtatttttactAACGATTTCATTTTAGCTATATCAAAATATCACAGAAACACACCGCAATTGcggatttaaatataattatttaatgataatacgTTAAATATCTTCAACAGCGAATTCTAATTAACTTGGTAAAAAAATCATCTACTTgctttgttaatttttttatttattataacaaccgtgcaaaatcttttttgaaacattaaaaaatttttacgctTAAGATATAAGACATGTCTGTTATATGCCGAGTCATATAAtctcattataaatttaaattaaaaaaatgtggaCTCACCCTGCCAAAATGATGCCACATCAAATAGTCGAGAACGCCCTGGGTCATGCCTTGTGATCTCAGGTGGCGCACATTCAACTTTTGATAACCCCACTCGATCCATCCTGCCTGCGTGGACACGCAGTTTATCAGGCACAGTGCATTTACTTTCTCCGGATGAGCGAGCGCAAATCTTGCCAGTATATTGGCACCAGCCCCGACTCCGAAACCGATTACAGATTTTATGCCAAAATGGCCAAGAACGAAGAGCAGCTGTTCGGCCAGCTCTTCCATGGACGGATAAGTAAAACTGAAACATATTATCAATTAGTTGTCGTCGTTTTACGAGACAAGTGAATATTATATGACTATAAACAGTAAGAGAATTGAAAACcgatatatcaatatttaaagtttatacgGCCTTTGGTGAATTTGGCACGCGAACAAGACCAATTGACAGAACCTCTGCATGCAAATCTGCATTGcggtttaaattattttataaagcgGTATTTAACTAAAGTGTCAGAAAGTGTCTTTGGGATAAGCcttaatacttaaaatctagaattaatgctaatttaaaaataatttcttaatcgAACgctaaatttattacaagacCTTGAACTAATATTAccaaattattcttttttatttatttctaataatttaaatctctATTTATAATAACCTAGTgcgtatttcaattttaccgATTGTATCTTGGCTTTATTTGAAATGACAGATTAGACAGTAgtgaaaaagaagaattatgtAACAATCGATAAGTTTGAATCCGTACAAGTGCATAGGCAGTGATATTATGATAAAGTATGAGCATTCATACGacaaatatgcatataaagCAATAAGAAAGTAGTTTTAATTGAATCGTAAAACTTTGCggatttataagaatataaacaaGCTGTTATCGGGATATggattaataataagattgattgagaaattaattaggTCATTGATTTGCGCTAATTGAGTTGACATGTTCTGAAACAATGTAcgcatatgtatgtataatatagaaatgcTCGAAGCTTAGtcgcatttattattaaattcattaattattaattaagtaacAGACTTTAGTACGGTAAagaaaactaatattttaatagatcttcatataataaaaaaaaactgttttaatttgaaaataaagtgataattatatttttcttctattcgttatttaaaaaaattgactcaC
Coding sequences:
- the Mesk2 gene encoding protein NDRG3 isoform X3, which produces MPAGTGASYRSLGDLGEDVYKSTTIVDQTQTTGQSVLESMKKAFSFTSPKAEMRKKDPLIEDRRESASIVSSTMPSDSMDDIELKNIQLQFPALRYLSRDDSSVREERVETDKGSLLVAVQGNRAKPAILTYHDLGLNYISSFQAFFNYIDMRVLLENFCVYHVNAPGQEEGAPTLPEDFTYPSMEELAEQLLFVLGHFGIKSVIGFGVGAGANILARFALAHPEKVNALCLINCVSTQAGWIEWGYQKLNVRHLRSQGMTQGVLDYLMWHHFGRGTEERNHDLVQVYKNYFERRVNPTNLALFIDSYVRRTDLNITRELDPTRKKEGLTLSVPVMNITGALSPHVDDTVTLNGRLDPTNSSWMKISDCGMVLEEQPGKVSEAFRLFLQGEGYVVRSPRKPVKPTTPEVAPLSPLKMADFRLASLEGLNHVCSKKIDWPTATIHITENPISEAVVC
- the Mesk2 gene encoding protein NDRG3 isoform X4 — translated: MPTAATAEESALLGTMPSDSMDDIELKNIQLQFPALRYLSRDDSSVREERVETDKGSLLVAVQGNRAKPAILTYHDLGLNYISSFQAFFNYIDMRVLLENFCVYHVNAPGQEEGAPTLPEDFTYPSMEELAEQLLFVLGHFGIKSVIGFGVGAGANILARFALAHPEKVNALCLINCVSTQAGWIEWGYQKLNVRHLRSQGMTQGVLDYLMWHHFGRGTEERNHDLVQVYKNYFERRVNPTNLALFIDSYVRRTDLNITRELDPTRKKEGLTLSVPVMNITGALSPHVDDTVTLNGRLDPTNSSWMKISDCGMVLEEQPGKVSEAFRLFLQGEGYVVRSPRKPVKPTTPEVAPLSPLKMADFRLASLEGLNHVCSKKIDWPTATIHITENPISEAVVC
- the Mesk2 gene encoding protein NDRG3 isoform X5, whose translation is MPSDSMDDIELKNIQLQFPALRYLSRDDSSVREERVETDKGSLLVAVQGNRAKPAILTYHDLGLNYISSFQAFFNYIDMRVLLENFCVYHVNAPGQEEGAPTLPEDFTYPSMEELAEQLLFVLGHFGIKSVIGFGVGAGANILARFALAHPEKVNALCLINCVSTQAGWIEWGYQKLNVRHLRSQGMTQGVLDYLMWHHFGRGTEERNHDLVQVYKNYFERRVNPTNLALFIDSYVRRTDLNITRELDPTRKKEGLTLSVPVMNITGALSPHVDDTVTLNGRLDPTNSSWMKISDCGMVLEEQPGKVSEAFRLFLQGEGYVVRSPRKPVKPTTPEVAPLSPLKMADFRLASLEGLNHVCSKKIDWPTATIHITENPISEAVVC